The stretch of DNA GGTTTGAATCAGTTCCATATAGTTTGTAAAACTATCTTCGGATTCAATAAATTTCGCCATGATTTGGTGTGTGGCACTTTTCAGAAGTTGCTCAGACAGATTATCTAAATCATTCTCGTTCCAATTGTAAGATTCGAATATCTCCGCATGATCAATGATCCATAAGTGGTATGTTTCATTTACTTCTTCACACAAGATAATGTTTTTGCGAGTCCGGTCGCGGTTGCATAACCAGTAATCAAATAAAATGACTCCGGCTAATGACTGATCATTATGGATTCCGGAAATATTTGGCGTTTGATGTCCATCCAAACAATCAGGGACATATAATGATGCGAATTGAAACTGAGTTTGCTGCATAACGCTCAGTTCTGGGACCTGAGAAATAAATTCCTGTGGTATTTCTACTAAGCGGGCAAAGGGAACTGGGAGCCCGAGGTATCTGGCTAGACAATATGCCACCCATTCATTTGGTAACGTTCTTTCATACCCAGGCTGAAAGAACTTTACCACATAGTCATTTCCATCATTGAAAGTAATTAAATGGGCATTTGATTTCCCTTCCAATGTTTTTTGATAGGCAATTGGGGTAATCATGGCAGACCCACCTCCCCGTCTGCCTCTACGTCCTTTTGGACAATTTTTTTCAATAAATCAACATATGCATCTGCTACTATTTGAATAGAAAAATTCTGTTGCACTCGATTGATTGCTGCCTGAGACATCTGTTGATAACGGTCCGGGTGATCGATGATTCCGTATATTTGATTAACGGCATCATCGACATTTTGTCCACGATAAAGTAAGCCTGTTTCCCCATCCACTACTAATTCAGTTACAGGCATCATTCTAGAGGCCACAACGGGTACACCGCAGGTCATTGATTCAATAAAAGTATTTCCGAAGGATTCTGATTTTGTAGTTGCAAGCGTACATCCGCCAGATTGACGAATTTTCGCATAAACATGAGGCATTTGCTGATAAGGAATGACAGGAAACCATTTAATGATATCTGTGAGCTTTTCTTCCCGCCAAGCGGCTGCAAATTCTTCTCGCTGTACACTTTGTGCGCCACCGATTACCCAAATTTCAATATCCTCGCGTTCACTTTTTATTTTTTTTGCCACTTCAATCAGCATCGGCCAGTTTTTACGTTTGTCCAATCTGCCAATCCATCCGATAATCTTTTTATCTTTTGGAAGTACAGGTGCACTATTGAAATCAATTTCATTGGTTGGTAATGCTCGGAAAAAGGTGGTATCTACGCCATTGTATATTACTTCAATGGGGACATTGTTTGTTAAGATGGAGACTAACCGCTGTTGATATTGAGAGGGAACAATCATTAATTCTGGCTGAATTCCTTTAAACGATTTTACGTGAGGGGTAAGCTTGATTAATTCTGGAGTGCGTGCTTCCACAATAACTGGGCCTTGAAAGTTAGCTTTTCGAAGCCATTTGTAGGCAGCACCCGTATCAACAATAATGACGGCGTCATAAGCGTGATCTTGAATGATTTTTTTAATTTCTTTTTCATCTTTTGTTAAATAGACAGGAGCAATGTCCTGCATGATATGGAGCCCGCCATGATCTGTTGTATAAAGGAATTCAGTATCAATGCCATGTTTCTTGAAATAGACTGAGCGATTTCGCCATCCAGCATTTACTCCGCCAACAGTGAGTAGCCGCCAGATTACTAGTACTTTCATTTAGCTTTCTCCTTGTTAGTATTTAGGGTCCTCCTCAGAAATATGCCTTACTTTAGACAGTGTCTTTATACTTCAACAATAATGTTGTAGAATTCTATTTTTTCCTGCCTTTTTTGTTCTTTTTACCGCGAGAATCCCAATCATACCTTTCTCCTTCAAATCGTCGGTGCTGATCGCGTTTTTTATCTTTATCACGGTGTTTACCATCATTTCGGCTTATTTCTCCCTCAAATCGTTTCATTCCTCTATACTGTTCCTGCACTCGAGATTGTTCAAGTTCATCCCAATACTTATCTATTTTTTCCATTACAGCTTCAGGGTCCTTCCCACGTGCAAGCATCGTTTTGACCCATTCCTCTTTAAACACCTTTTGAACCAATCCCTGTAGCTGAAGAACATATTTTTCTTCATCTTCTGTTGTTAACAGCTTTTTGCTCAGATTCTTTACTGTTTCTTTGTTTGGTTTTTGAGGAAGTAGTATTTGATAAATTTGATGGGATAACTCTTCCATACGAATGTAGTGGAGCCATTCCTGATATAACTCAGGAGCCATTTCTTGAACATGGGCCAAGAAAATTGCCTTATTTTCGTCTCCTAAGGAATTTAATAATTTCCTTGGATATGGATACACCCTGTCACGCCATACCGTCCTTGCCACATCAATCACTTTCAAATTACCATCTGGCTGGATATATATTTGCCTTTTATGATGATCAATCCGTTCATACCCGATTGTTTTAAAGGTGATTAACATGTCAATTAGCTTTGCTGATAGTTCTTCAGTTAGTGGTTGAGATTGAAGATATTCACGTACATCTACCCCTCTAATAATATCCATTGCGATATAAAGTGGTCCTTTCGCATGAATCTTTGGAAATAGATTCGTCTGCTGGCCTAAGGATAAGGCATAGTGTTCGCGGTCGCAATCTTCTTGGTTTCCAAATACTTTTACACAAATATCTTCGGAAATTTGAAAAACGGCTCCCTGCCGTCCTTTCCCAAGCATAACTAATGGTGAATTATTTACAACTTCAACGTCAGCATTGATCAGATTTTTCACTTCAATTTGTTTCATCCATTCATTCAATTGATTAATATCCATTATTTCCCCTCCTTTTAAAAAACTAATAGAAATATAACCATAAGCAGTAACGCCTATTATAGTTAATTCAAGTAGGACTTAAAATGTACAGGCTACCGTCCAGAAGAAATAAAAATGAACAAAAAAATCCGCCAGCATAAGCTGGCGGAACTATCTGTCCACTGGAGACGGACAAAATGACCGGAATGTCTTTTTGTGGTGTCAGGCACCATCATTTTCGTTTTCCAATCCTAAAGAAGTAAATAGGCTAGCGGTGCTGTGATTAATATGGTTAGTACCACTCTTTCAAACCAGATAACTACCAGTTTTCCAATTGTGAGTGGAATCTCTGTTGATAAAATACATGGTACCACTGCTGAGAAGAAGATAATGGATGAGACAGATACAACAGCGATAACAAATTTTGTTACGACAGCTGCTTTGGTCACTAACAGGGCAGGTAAAAACATTTCTGCAATGCCCACTGCACTAGCCTTAGCTGCTAGCATAGGGTCAGGTAGCTGGACAAGTGCTGTAAATGGATAGAAAATATATCCTAGCCAGTCAAATACAGGCGTAAACTCTGCCAAGATCAAACCGAGTAACCCAACCGACATGATGGAAGGTAAAATCCCCATTGTCATGACAAAACCATCTTTTAGATTTTCCCATATATTTTTACCAAAGCTCGGTGATTCATTTGCTGTAATCATGGCTTCTTTCCAAGCCGTTTTCACGCGATCTTTTTTTATGATGACCTCTTGATCGCCTTCCATCTCCTGATAGTAGGAATCACTCATTTTTGATAATGGCCAGATTCGAACTGTAATGGCGGTAACGATAAATGTAACTACCAGCGTGATCCAAAAATAAGCATTCCACATGTCCATCAAATTTAGTGTTTTTGCTACGACAATCATAAATGTCGCTGAAACAGTGGAAAATCCTGTAGCAATAACGGCTGCTTCTTTGATGGAATATTTTCCTTCTTTGAATACACGATTCGTAATCAATAGACCGATAGAATAGCTACCTACAAACGAAGCAACCGCATCAATAGCTGATCTTCCTGGCGTTTTCCATATCGGACGCATGACTGGTTGCATGAATATTCCGATAAATTCAAGCAAACCATACCCTACTAATAAGGCAAGAAATACAGAGCCGATTGGGACTAACAAACCTACAGAAATGACTAGCTTATTATAAAGGAAGGGGGCCATATCCGGACTAAAAAACCATGTTGGACCTACATTAAAAACGAACATTGCCCCTGCAACAAAACCTAGAATCTTCAAGATGGAAAATACTAGCGTTACCGTATCCTTATTCCATGTCTTCTTATAAAACGGATACACTGCCCCTAATAAAATTACTAAAAGTGCATAATAAGGTAAAACACTAGGAACTGCTAATTGAATAGCCGAAACAAAATGGTCGAGCATAATCGAGGATTTCCCGTTTAAAGTAATCGGTATAAAAAATACAAAAATACCAATTGCACTGAAAACAAAAAACTTTACCATATTCATCATATTGCTATTCTGTAACTCTGGTTGCTTCGCATTCACTACAGTCTGATTTTCCATTATCCATCCCCCTTATACTAATTACCCTTTATTCAAATCACTCCAAAGTGGCTTTTGTGGTGTCAGGCACCGAAAGTTCTTTTTGGTGCCTAACACCTATCGCAACATTACACCTGTTAGAAAGGTTAAGAATATGTGTGTGCCGAGTTTGACTGTTGGTTGAACTTGGGTGTCTTTAAGTGGGTCAAGGCAGACGATGTCCATGTTGTTTACTTTTGGATGTTTGGCAGCTAGTAGTACCCCTTCTAGTAGTTCTGCTGTTGTCATCCCGCCAGGCGTTGATGCTGGTACTCCTGGTGCGTAGGCAATATCTAGAACATCCATATCAACCGTTAAGTAAATTGTGTCAACCTTGGCTTCTAATTCCTGTAAACAGTAGCGGACCGTTTCTTCTATCCCTTTTTTTCGTGCTTGACGAAGTGTGAAATAGTTAACTCCTTTTTCATCGGCATACTGCTTCAAGTCTTTCGTGTTAAAAAAACCATGAAGACCGATATTGTACATATTACTAGGCTCTACCGTCCCACTCTCAATCAGGTTCCTCATCGGTGTCCCATTAGACGGCCCATTATCAGTTAGATCCCTTAAATCGAAATGGGTATCAAACTGGAGGATGCCTATTTTTTTCTGCGGATTAGCTTGATGGAGACCCTTTACCATCATTGCTGTAATCGAATGATCGCCGCCAATGGCACACACTTTGGATGTACCGAAATGCTGATTTAGTGCAGTAGAAGCCGCAATGATGTTGTCATGGCATTTGCGGATATCAGTGACATGCATAGGAACATCCCCTACATCTATCGCCATCATTTCAGACAGATCTATATCTTCATCAAGATTATAGGTAGTAAAGCCTTTCCATAAACGCCTGAAAGCATCTGGAAATTCAGATGCTCCTGACGCACTAATTGAGGAACGGGAAAGCGGTACTCCGACTATTACAAAATCGGCGTCCTTGCATTTTTCAGGATCCGAGTCTGCAGTCAGCGGTTGAATCCACTCATGAACCTTCTCCACTCTGTCTCCGTTATCTGGTCTTACCCAAGTAAAGCTTGGCGGATTCAATTTAGGATAAAGAAAGCTTTTCAACTAATTGCCCTCCCTTAACAACCACCTGACCATTTTTCACAACTGTTTCTGTGTGGTTCACACCATAGGAGTATTGAAGTTTCATATAATTCTCCACATTAAATATGGTTACATCCCCTCTTTTACCTACCTCTAAACTCCCAATCTCTCTTCCACGATTAATAGCATGTGCCGCATTAATCGTTGCCGCTGTGATTACCTCTGCAGGTGTCATCTCCATTTTCAAGCATCCAAGATTCATAATAAAAGGCAAAGAAACCG from Bacillus sp. SLBN-46 encodes:
- a CDS encoding agmatinase family protein; translated protein: MKSFLYPKLNPPSFTWVRPDNGDRVEKVHEWIQPLTADSDPEKCKDADFVIVGVPLSRSSISASGASEFPDAFRRLWKGFTTYNLDEDIDLSEMMAIDVGDVPMHVTDIRKCHDNIIAASTALNQHFGTSKVCAIGGDHSITAMMVKGLHQANPQKKIGILQFDTHFDLRDLTDNGPSNGTPMRNLIESGTVEPSNMYNIGLHGFFNTKDLKQYADEKGVNYFTLRQARKKGIEETVRYCLQELEAKVDTIYLTVDMDVLDIAYAPGVPASTPGGMTTAELLEGVLLAAKHPKVNNMDIVCLDPLKDTQVQPTVKLGTHIFLTFLTGVMLR
- a CDS encoding glycosyltransferase family 4 protein produces the protein MKVLVIWRLLTVGGVNAGWRNRSVYFKKHGIDTEFLYTTDHGGLHIMQDIAPVYLTKDEKEIKKIIQDHAYDAVIIVDTGAAYKWLRKANFQGPVIVEARTPELIKLTPHVKSFKGIQPELMIVPSQYQQRLVSILTNNVPIEVIYNGVDTTFFRALPTNEIDFNSAPVLPKDKKIIGWIGRLDKRKNWPMLIEVAKKIKSEREDIEIWVIGGAQSVQREEFAAAWREEKLTDIIKWFPVIPYQQMPHVYAKIRQSGGCTLATTKSESFGNTFIESMTCGVPVVASRMMPVTELVVDGETGLLYRGQNVDDAVNQIYGIIDHPDRYQQMSQAAINRVQQNFSIQIVADAYVDLLKKIVQKDVEADGEVGLP
- a CDS encoding YjiH family protein — translated: MENQTVVNAKQPELQNSNMMNMVKFFVFSAIGIFVFFIPITLNGKSSIMLDHFVSAIQLAVPSVLPYYALLVILLGAVYPFYKKTWNKDTVTLVFSILKILGFVAGAMFVFNVGPTWFFSPDMAPFLYNKLVISVGLLVPIGSVFLALLVGYGLLEFIGIFMQPVMRPIWKTPGRSAIDAVASFVGSYSIGLLITNRVFKEGKYSIKEAAVIATGFSTVSATFMIVVAKTLNLMDMWNAYFWITLVVTFIVTAITVRIWPLSKMSDSYYQEMEGDQEVIIKKDRVKTAWKEAMITANESPSFGKNIWENLKDGFVMTMGILPSIMSVGLLGLILAEFTPVFDWLGYIFYPFTALVQLPDPMLAAKASAVGIAEMFLPALLVTKAAVVTKFVIAVVSVSSIIFFSAVVPCILSTEIPLTIGKLVVIWFERVVLTILITAPLAYLLL
- a CDS encoding HipA family kinase produces the protein MITPIAYQKTLEGKSNAHLITFNDGNDYVVKFFQPGYERTLPNEWVAYCLARYLGLPVPFARLVEIPQEFISQVPELSVMQQTQFQFASLYVPDCLDGHQTPNISGIHNDQSLAGVILFDYWLCNRDRTRKNIILCEEVNETYHLWIIDHAEIFESYNWNENDLDNLSEQLLKSATHQIMAKFIESEDSFTNYMELIQTIPIFLIEEIISMIPDDWIVSKEEKKAMVSALVTRRKNILPHLMQRFLKKIYRPLHDNEKT